One segment of Mycolicibacterium neworleansense DNA contains the following:
- the recB gene encoding exodeoxyribonuclease V subunit beta, with protein sequence MKVFDLLGPLPQPNSTTVLEASAGTGKTFALAGLVTRLVAEGTATLDQMLLITFGRAASQELRERVRAQIVGALVALADPSRADNDLLRYLVAADQQARAQRLRDALAGFDAATIATTHQFCQIVLKSLGVAGDSDSGVTLVESLDDLVCEIVDDLYLAHFGSQRDVPELGYAEALRLARVVVANPATELRPLDPEPESPAAIRVGFARAVLAELEIRKRRRGVLGYDDLLTRLAGALQSDDSAARVRMAQRWPIVMVDEFQDTDPVQWQVIERAFSGRSTLILIGDPKQAIYAFRGGDIDTYLRAAATAGDKQTLGTNWRSDSVLVDRLQAVLRGAELGGPDIVVHDVQANHQGHRLVGAPHNDPFRLRVVRRNRAGTKVIPIADLRGHIGRDLAADIGALLSSGATFDGDPLQARDIAVIVETHKDARACHTALLEAGIPAVYTGDSDVFNSEAAEDWLYLLEAFDQPHRPGLVRAAAATMFFGETAETLAAGGDALTDRVADTLRTWAGHARERGVAAILEAAQLAGMGKRVLSWQGGERLMTDLAHMTQLLGDTAHREGFGLAALRDWLRTQRDEGGGTSERNRRLDSDAAAVQIMTVWVSKGLQFPIVYLPFAFNRYVPEPDLVLFHDEGVRCLQVGGPEAGRAEAAADDSRLTYVAMTRAQSQVVAWWAPSNDEPNGGLSRLLRGRAPGQAEVPDRCGPAKVSDDDALARLRAWEAVGGPVLEESVIGAATPVPVRAIPDDLAARHFHRSIDTTWRRTSYSGLLRAAEEDGHGGVSSEPEVAELDDESTDIAVIAPGQGADVPSPMASLPTGAAFGSLVHAVLETADPLAADLTAELRAEVGRHAARWPVEVSADELAAALVPMHDTPLGPLAPGVTLRQIGPADRLCELDFEFPMAGGDLRGGDFARLADVGALLDEHLPAGDPMAVYAERLSTGLLGNQPLRGYLSGSVDVVLRIGRRFVVVDYKTNWLGTGDATLTAADYGRDRMVEAMLHSDYPLQALLYSVVLHRFLSWRLKDYDPATHLGGVMYLFVRGMCGAQTPVVGGHPAGVFSWEPPAALVIAMSELLDQGAS encoded by the coding sequence GTGAAGGTATTCGACCTCCTCGGCCCGCTGCCGCAGCCCAACAGCACCACGGTGCTGGAGGCCAGCGCGGGCACCGGCAAGACGTTCGCGCTGGCGGGTCTGGTGACCCGGCTGGTGGCCGAGGGCACCGCGACGCTGGATCAGATGCTGCTCATCACGTTCGGTCGCGCCGCCAGCCAGGAATTGCGGGAGCGGGTGCGGGCCCAGATCGTCGGTGCGCTGGTGGCGTTGGCGGATCCGTCGCGGGCCGACAATGATCTGCTGCGGTATCTGGTCGCCGCGGATCAGCAGGCCCGCGCGCAGCGGCTGCGGGATGCGCTGGCCGGCTTCGATGCCGCGACCATCGCCACCACGCATCAGTTCTGCCAGATCGTGCTGAAGTCCCTCGGCGTCGCCGGGGACAGCGATTCCGGTGTGACGCTGGTCGAGAGTCTTGACGACCTGGTGTGCGAGATCGTGGACGACCTGTATCTCGCGCATTTCGGTTCTCAACGCGATGTCCCTGAGCTCGGGTACGCCGAGGCACTCCGGCTGGCACGTGTCGTGGTGGCCAATCCCGCGACCGAGTTGCGACCGCTGGATCCCGAACCGGAGTCCCCGGCGGCCATCCGCGTGGGGTTCGCGCGGGCGGTGCTGGCGGAGTTGGAGATTCGTAAACGCCGCCGCGGTGTGCTGGGCTATGACGATCTGCTGACCCGGCTGGCCGGAGCACTGCAGTCCGACGATTCGGCCGCCCGGGTGCGGATGGCACAGCGCTGGCCGATCGTGATGGTCGACGAGTTCCAGGACACCGACCCGGTGCAGTGGCAGGTGATCGAGCGGGCCTTTTCGGGGAGGTCCACCCTGATCCTGATCGGCGATCCCAAGCAGGCGATCTACGCGTTCCGCGGCGGGGACATCGACACCTATCTGCGGGCCGCCGCGACCGCCGGCGACAAGCAGACGCTGGGCACCAACTGGCGCAGCGACAGTGTGCTGGTGGACCGGTTGCAGGCGGTGCTGCGCGGTGCCGAGCTCGGCGGTCCGGACATCGTGGTGCACGACGTGCAGGCGAACCACCAGGGCCACCGGCTGGTTGGCGCGCCGCACAACGATCCGTTCCGGCTGCGGGTGGTGCGGCGAAACCGTGCCGGCACCAAGGTGATTCCGATCGCCGACCTACGCGGCCACATCGGCAGGGACCTGGCCGCCGACATCGGTGCGCTGCTCAGCAGTGGCGCCACCTTCGACGGCGATCCCTTGCAGGCCCGCGACATCGCGGTGATCGTCGAGACGCACAAGGATGCCCGGGCCTGTCACACCGCACTGCTGGAGGCCGGCATCCCCGCGGTCTACACCGGGGATTCGGACGTCTTCAACTCCGAGGCCGCCGAGGACTGGCTGTATCTGCTGGAGGCCTTCGACCAGCCGCACCGTCCCGGGTTGGTGCGGGCCGCGGCGGCCACGATGTTCTTCGGGGAGACCGCGGAAACCCTTGCCGCGGGCGGGGATGCGTTGACCGACCGGGTCGCCGACACGCTGCGCACCTGGGCCGGCCATGCCCGGGAACGCGGGGTGGCGGCGATCTTGGAGGCCGCGCAGCTGGCCGGCATGGGTAAGCGGGTGCTGTCCTGGCAGGGCGGTGAGCGGTTGATGACCGACCTGGCCCACATGACCCAACTGCTCGGCGATACCGCGCACCGGGAGGGTTTCGGGCTGGCCGCGCTGCGGGACTGGCTGCGCACACAACGCGACGAGGGCGGCGGCACATCCGAGCGCAACCGGCGGCTGGACAGCGACGCAGCCGCGGTGCAGATCATGACGGTGTGGGTGAGCAAGGGCCTGCAGTTCCCGATCGTGTACCTGCCGTTCGCGTTCAATCGGTATGTGCCGGAACCGGATCTGGTGTTGTTCCACGACGAGGGCGTGCGCTGCCTGCAGGTCGGCGGCCCGGAGGCCGGGCGGGCCGAGGCGGCCGCCGATGACAGCCGCCTTACCTATGTGGCGATGACGCGGGCCCAGTCGCAGGTGGTGGCATGGTGGGCGCCATCGAACGACGAGCCGAACGGCGGTCTGTCGCGGCTGCTGCGCGGGCGCGCCCCCGGGCAGGCCGAGGTGCCGGACCGGTGCGGACCGGCCAAGGTATCCGACGACGATGCGCTGGCACGGTTGCGGGCCTGGGAAGCCGTGGGCGGCCCGGTGCTGGAGGAGTCGGTGATCGGTGCGGCGACGCCGGTGCCGGTGCGCGCGATCCCGGATGATCTGGCGGCGCGGCATTTTCATCGCTCCATCGACACCACGTGGCGGCGCACGTCGTACTCGGGGCTGCTGCGCGCGGCCGAGGAGGACGGGCACGGCGGGGTGTCCAGCGAGCCAGAGGTCGCCGAGCTGGATGACGAGTCGACCGACATCGCCGTCATCGCGCCCGGCCAGGGCGCCGACGTGCCCTCGCCGATGGCATCGTTGCCCACCGGTGCTGCGTTCGGGTCGCTCGTGCACGCGGTGCTGGAGACCGCCGACCCGCTGGCCGCCGACCTGACGGCCGAACTGCGGGCCGAGGTGGGCCGTCACGCCGCCCGCTGGCCGGTCGAGGTCTCCGCCGACGAGCTGGCGGCCGCGCTGGTGCCCATGCATGACACCCCGCTGGGTCCGTTGGCGCCCGGTGTGACGCTGCGCCAGATCGGACCGGCCGACCGGTTGTGCGAGCTGGACTTCGAGTTCCCCATGGCCGGTGGCGATCTGCGCGGTGGCGACTTCGCCCGGCTTGCCGATGTCGGTGCGCTGCTGGACGAGCATCTGCCGGCCGGGGATCCGATGGCGGTGTACGCCGAGCGACTGTCGACCGGACTGCTCGGCAATCAGCCGCTGCGCGGCTATCTGTCCGGTTCGGTGGATGTGGTGCTGCGGATCGGGCGGCGCTTCGTCGTCGTCGACTACAAGACCAACTGGCTCGGTACCGGCGACGCGACGCTCACCGCGGCCGACTACGGGCGGGACCGCATGGTCGAGGCCATGCTCCACTCGGACTATCCACTGCAAGCGTTGTTGTACAGCGTTGTGCTGCACCGGTTCCTGAGCTGGCGGTTGAAGGACTACGACCCGGCCACCCACCTGGGCGGGGTGATGTATCTGTTCGTGCGCGGGATGTGCGGGGCACAGACACCCGTCGTCGGCGGGCACCCGGCCGGGGTGTTCAGCTGGGAACCGCCCGCGGCGTTGGTGATCGCGATGTCAGAGCTACTGGATCAGGGAGCCTCGTGA
- the recD gene encoding exodeoxyribonuclease V subunit alpha — protein MLVAFAEILEPADVHVGRRLSTLAEETDPSVILALALAVRALRGGSVCVDLRSVAEQTQLPQLPWPDADEWLAAVAASPLLGTPPVLRLFGDLLYLDRYWLEEQQVCDDVLALVGARPGGSAPDVARLFPPGFEEQRAAAKVALSQGLTVLTGGPGTGKTTTVARLLALLAEQAALAGRPSLRIALAAPTGKAAARLQEAVQLEVSRLDAVDRERISGLQATTLHRLLGPRPDTSSRFRHHRANRLPHDVIVIDETSMVSLTMMARLLEAVRPQTRLLLVGDPDQLASVEAGAVLADLVDGLGSRGVAALQTSHRFGESIGALASAIRAGDASAAVEVLAAGGEHVEWVSAEAGERLREVLVPHALALRQAAILGDGRAALDILDEHRLLCAHRRGPSGVAQWNRQVQRWLAEATGEPMWASWYVGRPILVTANDYGLKLYNGDTGVTIATPDGLRAIVGGTVGGSASFATGRLTEVETMHAMTIHKSQGSQADEVTVLLPPEDSRLLTRELFYTAVTRAKTRVRVVGSEAEIRAAIVRQAVRATGLRKRLKL, from the coding sequence ATGTTGGTCGCTTTCGCCGAGATCCTCGAACCCGCCGATGTGCACGTGGGCAGGCGGCTGAGCACGCTCGCCGAGGAGACCGATCCGTCGGTCATCTTGGCGCTGGCGCTGGCAGTGCGGGCGCTGCGCGGCGGTTCGGTATGTGTGGACCTGCGTTCGGTGGCCGAGCAGACCCAGTTGCCGCAGTTGCCGTGGCCCGATGCCGACGAGTGGCTGGCGGCCGTGGCGGCCAGCCCGCTGCTGGGCACGCCCCCGGTGCTGCGGTTGTTCGGAGACTTGCTCTACCTCGACCGGTACTGGTTGGAGGAACAGCAGGTGTGCGACGACGTGCTGGCCTTGGTGGGCGCGCGGCCTGGCGGTTCGGCGCCCGATGTGGCGCGGCTGTTCCCGCCCGGTTTCGAGGAGCAGCGGGCGGCGGCGAAAGTGGCGTTGTCGCAGGGGTTGACGGTGCTGACGGGCGGGCCGGGAACGGGCAAGACCACCACGGTGGCGCGGCTGTTGGCGCTGCTGGCCGAGCAGGCCGCGCTGGCCGGTCGCCCGTCGCTGCGGATCGCGCTGGCCGCGCCGACGGGTAAGGCCGCGGCCCGGCTGCAGGAGGCCGTGCAGCTTGAGGTGAGCCGGCTCGATGCCGTGGACCGGGAGCGGATCTCGGGTCTACAGGCCACCACGCTGCACCGGCTGCTGGGGCCGCGCCCGGATACGTCGTCACGGTTCCGTCATCACCGGGCAAATCGGTTGCCGCACGACGTGATCGTCATCGACGAGACCTCGATGGTGTCGCTGACCATGATGGCCCGTCTGCTGGAAGCCGTGCGTCCGCAAACCCGGCTACTGCTGGTCGGTGATCCCGATCAGCTGGCCTCGGTGGAAGCCGGCGCGGTGTTGGCCGATCTGGTCGACGGGCTGGGCTCACGCGGGGTGGCGGCCCTGCAAACCTCGCACCGGTTCGGTGAGTCGATCGGCGCGCTGGCGTCAGCAATCCGGGCCGGCGACGCTTCAGCGGCGGTCGAGGTGTTGGCGGCCGGCGGCGAGCACGTCGAGTGGGTGTCGGCGGAGGCAGGCGAGCGGCTGCGGGAAGTGCTTGTGCCACATGCCCTTGCGCTGCGCCAGGCGGCGATCCTCGGGGATGGGCGTGCGGCGCTGGACATCCTCGACGAGCACCGGTTGTTGTGCGCGCACCGGCGTGGCCCGTCTGGCGTCGCGCAGTGGAACCGTCAGGTACAACGCTGGCTCGCCGAGGCGACCGGGGAGCCCATGTGGGCATCGTGGTACGTGGGACGGCCAATCCTGGTGACGGCCAATGACTATGGGCTCAAGCTCTACAACGGCGACACCGGCGTCACGATCGCCACCCCGGACGGCCTGCGGGCCATCGTTGGTGGCACCGTGGGCGGGTCCGCGTCATTCGCGACGGGCCGGCTCACCGAGGTGGAGACCATGCACGCCATGACGATCCACAAGTCTCAGGGCAGTCAGGCCGATGAGGTGACCGTGCTGCTACCGCCGGAAGATTCCCGCTTGTTGACGAGGGAGCTCTTCTACACCGCCGTCACCCGGGCCAAGACGCGAGTTCGCGTGGTGGGGTCCGAAGCGGAGATCCGCGCGGCTATCGTCCGGCAGGCAGTCCGAGCGACCGGCCTGCGAAAGCGGCTGAAGCTCTAA
- a CDS encoding alpha/beta fold hydrolase produces the protein MTKRGSAGRVVLALGWGVLVVALWMGLTVGVAPAQADPGSGDSTTQSAKDSDKPSLRRDKPARLGPRKEKVRRVDDIATRARTALTGALDRRPTLRTAQSLPRPKLSTKRLMPEIRKAIDVAAEKPLITGAVDRIATPGRTLIADRTDKVPTAAIRTRATGQDSAPLVNIVGSLVFNVVGAALQVFSGPPALPPGSTVTVRTSTLDMPGTDQTVRADWYFPEDPDSATGVIYLQHGFMATGPMYSYTAAYLAESTNSIVVVPTLSSNLFDTDGEWIGGEPMQQSVADLFAEDRSELTASASAAAGHPVTLPAKFVLVGHSLGGMLVTGAAGRMVENGAVDDLAGIVLLDAVDTHNDMPDALDQLSGANYRPVLLISSERYVWNRNGTVGDELQAARPGQFNGVMLVGGRHIDGMTGGNPILQFAEYFIAGFSQPQNTEAVKTISAGWINDMFNGTDDGIHGEPQQSIDIPTSAGTATAVVLPFTSADPVQATPWDGLVGPLLDALFRYAVYEPLAGQSVAIAV, from the coding sequence GTGACCAAACGGGGGAGTGCGGGCCGGGTAGTGCTGGCGTTGGGGTGGGGTGTGCTGGTGGTTGCCCTGTGGATGGGGTTGACTGTGGGAGTTGCTCCGGCGCAGGCCGATCCCGGCAGCGGAGATTCAACGACGCAGTCCGCCAAGGACTCTGACAAACCGTCATTGCGACGCGACAAGCCCGCACGCCTGGGCCCGCGCAAGGAGAAGGTGCGTCGGGTCGACGACATCGCGACGAGGGCCCGCACGGCGCTCACCGGCGCCCTCGACCGGCGGCCCACTCTGCGGACGGCGCAATCACTTCCGCGGCCCAAGCTCTCGACAAAGCGTTTGATGCCAGAGATTCGGAAGGCCATCGATGTCGCCGCGGAGAAGCCCTTGATCACTGGTGCCGTCGACCGTATCGCCACGCCGGGCCGCACTCTGATCGCCGATCGCACCGACAAGGTTCCCACCGCGGCGATCAGAACCCGGGCGACCGGGCAGGATTCGGCACCGCTGGTCAACATCGTCGGATCACTGGTGTTCAACGTGGTCGGCGCTGCGCTGCAGGTGTTTTCGGGTCCGCCGGCACTCCCGCCGGGCAGCACCGTCACGGTGCGCACGTCGACGCTCGACATGCCGGGAACCGACCAGACGGTGCGCGCCGACTGGTATTTCCCCGAAGACCCGGACTCCGCCACCGGCGTGATCTATCTGCAGCATGGCTTCATGGCCACCGGCCCGATGTACAGCTACACCGCGGCCTATCTGGCCGAGTCGACGAACAGCATCGTGGTAGTCCCCACATTGTCGTCAAACCTGTTCGACACGGACGGCGAATGGATCGGGGGAGAACCGATGCAGCAGTCCGTGGCCGACCTGTTCGCCGAGGACCGGTCCGAACTCACCGCGAGCGCCAGTGCGGCGGCAGGCCACCCCGTCACATTGCCCGCCAAGTTCGTTCTCGTCGGCCATTCTCTGGGCGGGATGCTGGTCACCGGCGCCGCCGGGCGCATGGTCGAAAACGGTGCTGTCGACGATCTGGCGGGGATCGTGCTGCTCGACGCGGTGGACACCCACAACGACATGCCCGACGCGCTGGACCAGCTGAGCGGCGCCAATTACCGTCCCGTACTGCTGATTTCATCCGAACGCTATGTGTGGAATCGCAACGGCACCGTCGGCGACGAACTCCAGGCCGCCCGGCCCGGGCAGTTCAACGGCGTTATGCTGGTCGGCGGGCGCCACATCGACGGAATGACCGGCGGCAACCCGATCCTGCAATTCGCCGAGTACTTCATCGCCGGCTTCTCGCAACCGCAGAACACCGAAGCGGTCAAGACGATCTCGGCCGGCTGGATCAACGACATGTTCAACGGGACCGACGACGGGATCCACGGAGAGCCGCAGCAGAGCATCGACATCCCGACCTCAGCGGGCACCGCCACCGCGGTGGTGCTGCCGTTCACCTCGGCCGACCCGGTACAGGCGACACCGTGGGACGGACTGGTAGGGCCGCTCCTCGACGCCCTGTTCCGATACGCGGTGTACGAACCGCTGGCCGGCCAATCCGTCGCGATCGCCGTCTGA
- a CDS encoding TetR/AcrR family transcriptional regulator: MGGGNTAEQARELLMDAAEHLFTTRGYRTSTMEVIAHEAGYSRTAIYRQFANRNELIAAMVQRTTQRHMASILERIPADAGPIDLLIESMVIVATELVADPLLNTIADQTPDGTIASLIAKDSDLTDLVTTTVEAIIADDAAQFRPGLHPHDLAQFIIATSLSFLVKAVPVRNDPAVARDYIETFILPAIVKKPPPPRRVF, from the coding sequence GTGGGCGGGGGCAATACTGCCGAGCAGGCCCGCGAGCTGTTGATGGACGCCGCCGAGCATCTGTTCACCACTCGCGGATACCGAACCTCGACAATGGAAGTCATCGCCCACGAGGCCGGGTATTCGCGTACCGCGATCTACCGTCAGTTCGCCAACCGCAACGAGTTGATCGCAGCCATGGTGCAGCGCACCACTCAGCGCCACATGGCCTCGATCCTGGAGCGCATCCCCGCGGATGCCGGGCCCATCGACCTCCTGATCGAGAGCATGGTCATCGTGGCGACCGAGTTGGTCGCCGATCCGCTACTCAACACGATCGCCGACCAGACTCCCGATGGCACGATCGCGTCGTTGATCGCCAAGGACTCGGATCTGACGGACCTGGTGACCACCACCGTCGAGGCCATCATCGCCGACGACGCCGCCCAGTTCCGGCCCGGTCTGCACCCGCACGATCTGGCGCAGTTCATCATCGCGACGTCGCTGAGCTTCCTGGTGAAGGCCGTGCCCGTGCGCAACGATCCGGCGGTGGCACGGGACTACATCGAGACGTTCATCCTGCCGGCGATCGTGAAGAAGCCACCGCCGCCGCGTCGCGTTTTCTGA